In the Klebsiella aerogenes KCTC 2190 genome, one interval contains:
- a CDS encoding CS1-pili formation C-terminal domain-containing protein, whose amino-acid sequence MSQCIALKLTAAAVFVAYTLGIAHAETSSLQDVRLGKYIIPGVFGQALQQGMTIPIFLRFKGAKEGQNQKIAEGTVVLDGNNLIIKEITILEQLDGAKLSVQTQMLLKSLKNRRFTDGTSISISHDAELNLNIRSFFLTLDVNQKSLATSIIPRSSLLGESSVQQGTSVLNYDLGVYRSQIKNGDNTSNSYLNIDDTLSIAEHHFNINGSFYGIGDSQRDSQLYRAMYEHDFHGRRFAAGLLDTWNLQSLGSMSALNSSKVYGATYGTKSLTQVVNNQYSLTPITVFLPAAGEVHIYRQGRLLNIQNFPMGSFEVDTSGLPYGIYNVQVDVVIDGKVISHMTQTINKSFSSRTQNMQHWDWQIYAGTVDYQDRKYTAESEETNHSPDSYQTWLAGFSTSVSYPVLSGLTLQTSTYSFDSNYINESSLNLTILKYGSIGWQGLISQGGVHRNIINATMQLPEGFGSVWVNREKSHINDKLPIYETNNYSFGGTLNFNQIIDHAGQVTVSHTVDKRVRSNSNNFEYTTSLFSGRWGNVNLRAGIQRYQYDYQSNSSNQRYISLDFSLPLATWLSTGMSSNNGNIKANLTATKNFEDSAFSSAGLNLSKLLKDKKNGESDYSISGYTAFDTKYSSGTLSLSRPDSERLNGNVTARGSVAYSSRNIAASGIQEKSGVIINTEVSDDAVLAAQVNGRHYRLSGSNNFIPLPPYSDYKVELMNDKNSQDSFDIVTERIKNFTLYPGNVALYTPQIKQMITVFGRMTTQDGKPIPNASVRNHIGHTYTDGDGKFSMDVDKRFPVVSLAMHDNAICESELDLRKARGVKWVGNVICEKQTTLAQR is encoded by the coding sequence ATGAGCCAGTGTATTGCCCTTAAATTGACTGCGGCGGCAGTATTCGTTGCTTATACATTAGGCATTGCCCATGCAGAAACTTCTTCTTTGCAGGATGTGCGTTTAGGCAAGTATATCATTCCGGGCGTTTTTGGCCAGGCCTTACAACAAGGTATGACTATTCCTATTTTTCTGCGTTTTAAAGGCGCTAAAGAAGGACAAAATCAGAAGATAGCTGAAGGAACTGTTGTTCTGGATGGAAATAATTTAATTATAAAAGAAATAACCATCTTAGAACAGTTGGATGGTGCGAAGCTTTCTGTTCAAACGCAAATGTTACTAAAAAGTTTGAAAAATCGAAGATTTACTGATGGGACAAGTATATCAATATCACATGATGCTGAGCTGAATTTAAATATTCGTTCATTTTTTCTTACGTTAGATGTAAATCAAAAAAGTCTTGCTACATCTATTATCCCTCGCAGTTCGCTATTAGGTGAGTCTTCGGTGCAGCAGGGTACGTCTGTACTAAATTATGACCTTGGCGTATACAGGTCTCAGATAAAAAATGGAGATAATACCTCTAATAGCTATTTAAATATAGATGATACGTTAAGTATAGCGGAACATCACTTTAATATTAATGGTTCGTTTTACGGTATTGGCGACTCGCAGCGCGATAGTCAGCTTTATCGTGCTATGTACGAACATGATTTCCATGGACGTCGTTTTGCCGCCGGTTTGTTGGATACCTGGAACCTGCAATCATTAGGCAGTATGTCAGCCTTAAATAGTAGTAAAGTGTATGGAGCCACATATGGAACTAAGTCACTAACACAAGTGGTCAATAATCAGTACTCCCTTACACCTATTACTGTATTCTTACCTGCTGCCGGTGAAGTGCATATATACAGACAGGGGCGGTTGTTAAATATACAGAATTTTCCGATGGGCAGTTTTGAGGTAGATACGAGCGGTCTGCCTTATGGTATATATAATGTTCAGGTCGATGTCGTAATTGATGGCAAAGTCATATCTCACATGACACAAACTATTAATAAGTCATTCTCAAGTCGTACTCAGAATATGCAACACTGGGATTGGCAAATTTACGCTGGTACCGTTGATTATCAGGACAGAAAATATACGGCTGAAAGTGAGGAAACAAATCACAGCCCTGATTCATATCAGACTTGGCTTGCAGGGTTTTCAACATCCGTTAGTTATCCTGTTTTATCAGGACTAACTCTGCAAACATCCACTTATAGTTTCGACAGTAACTATATTAATGAATCATCTTTGAATCTAACGATTCTAAAGTATGGTAGCATTGGTTGGCAGGGTTTGATATCCCAGGGAGGCGTGCACAGGAATATTATTAACGCAACAATGCAGCTGCCAGAAGGATTTGGATCGGTTTGGGTTAATCGTGAAAAAAGCCACATTAATGATAAACTGCCAATTTATGAAACAAATAACTATTCTTTTGGTGGCACGCTTAATTTTAATCAAATTATAGATCATGCTGGACAGGTTACTGTAAGCCATACGGTTGATAAACGTGTTCGTAGTAATTCAAATAATTTCGAGTATACAACGTCACTTTTCTCTGGACGTTGGGGGAATGTTAATCTTCGTGCAGGTATACAACGTTATCAGTATGATTATCAATCAAATAGCTCAAATCAACGTTATATTTCACTTGATTTTTCGCTTCCTCTGGCGACGTGGTTGAGTACAGGAATGTCATCAAATAATGGTAATATTAAAGCTAATTTAACGGCGACCAAAAATTTTGAAGATTCGGCCTTTAGCTCAGCAGGGTTGAATCTCTCTAAGTTACTTAAGGATAAGAAAAATGGTGAGAGCGATTATTCGATATCCGGTTATACTGCGTTCGATACTAAATACAGTAGTGGGACGCTATCATTATCCAGGCCAGATAGTGAAAGGCTGAATGGTAATGTAACAGCGCGTGGTTCAGTCGCTTATAGCAGTAGGAATATTGCAGCTAGCGGTATCCAGGAAAAATCTGGTGTGATTATTAATACCGAAGTTTCTGATGATGCAGTTCTTGCCGCTCAGGTTAACGGCCGACACTATCGACTTAGCGGTAGTAATAATTTCATTCCTTTGCCACCTTATTCAGATTATAAAGTTGAGTTAATGAATGACAAAAATTCACAGGATAGCTTTGATATTGTAACTGAGCGTATAAAGAATTTTACCTTATACCCAGGGAATGTGGCTTTGTATACTCCGCAGATAAAACAAATGATAACTGTATTTGGAAGGATGACAACTCAGGATGGTAAGCCAATACCAAATGCCTCTGTCCGTAATCATATTGGCCATACTTATACAGACGGAGACGGAAAATTTTCAATGGATGTCGATAAACGTTTTCCTGTTGTTTCATTGGCAATGCATGATAATGCCATTTGTGAGTCTGAACTTGATTTACGGAAGGCCCGAGGGGTTAAATGGGTTGGCAACGTAATTTGCGAGAAACAAACCACTTTGGCCCAGCGTTAA
- a CDS encoding fimbria/pilus periplasmic chaperone: protein MNHWLLMLTLLVFGSRALAINVGAITESMPSDTNMIAKEVSNTVDVARLVSLSVERISSPLEQGKVIPMEAQNEIMVTPANLILPGKAKEIFRIFYGGQKDDKERYYRLIWQDNPVVEEGNSKSTKTAMATTSATISTLMVVNPRKENFNYRYENGVISNIGNSSFRVVASGPCFPNKSEGENKMCRERYYVMPGLAVHLKFVDYQLNKSSIGIWHNKNYITVK, encoded by the coding sequence ATGAATCATTGGTTATTAATGTTGACTTTATTGGTATTTGGTTCACGAGCCTTGGCAATAAATGTGGGAGCTATTACCGAAAGTATGCCATCTGATACAAATATGATCGCCAAAGAGGTTTCAAATACCGTTGATGTTGCGCGCTTAGTCAGTTTAAGTGTGGAACGTATATCTTCACCACTTGAGCAAGGGAAAGTAATTCCTATGGAAGCTCAAAATGAAATTATGGTGACGCCTGCTAATCTTATTTTGCCTGGAAAGGCGAAAGAGATCTTTCGTATATTTTATGGAGGTCAAAAAGATGACAAGGAGCGATATTATAGATTAATTTGGCAGGATAACCCAGTAGTAGAAGAGGGTAATAGTAAGAGCACCAAGACAGCGATGGCTACTACCTCCGCTACTATTAGCACTTTAATGGTAGTCAATCCTCGTAAGGAAAATTTCAACTATAGATACGAGAATGGAGTTATTAGCAATATAGGTAACAGTTCCTTTCGTGTTGTAGCCTCGGGACCTTGTTTTCCTAACAAATCGGAAGGCGAAAATAAAATGTGTCGTGAGCGCTATTATGTTATGCCGGGTTTAGCTGTGCATCTAAAATTTGTTGATTATCAACTTAATAAATCAAGCATAGGTATCTGGCACAATAAAAACTACATTACTGTTAAATAG
- a CDS encoding fimbrial protein: protein MKKLAMALIAASALGTVHVATADTRTANATASWDAKAIKDTNSMLVVTPLKSLTFNYAQGLERFNTQDGAFDITIAGQSGASDFKLTSKIISNTLTRLSDDSALTVGVKWNGTELSEGVDTVMVDTSKGISAGLSPLAVNSAYAGSGRTSTQGVFAFNVSKATVAGKDTLFKDLTDGYWDGNVNVEFTATWDGTFTPAK from the coding sequence ATGAAGAAGTTAGCTATGGCATTGATTGCAGCTTCTGCTTTGGGAACTGTTCACGTAGCTACTGCGGATACGCGGACTGCAAATGCGACGGCCTCCTGGGATGCTAAAGCAATTAAAGATACAAACAGCATGTTAGTTGTAACTCCATTAAAGTCACTGACTTTTAACTATGCACAGGGTCTGGAGCGTTTTAATACTCAAGATGGTGCGTTTGACATCACTATTGCAGGTCAATCTGGTGCTAGTGATTTTAAATTAACATCAAAGATTATTTCTAATACTCTGACGCGCTTAAGTGATGATTCTGCCCTGACTGTGGGTGTTAAGTGGAATGGTACAGAATTGTCGGAAGGTGTGGATACTGTCATGGTTGATACTTCAAAAGGTATTAGCGCTGGTTTATCTCCACTGGCCGTTAATAGTGCTTATGCTGGTTCAGGCCGTACCAGCACCCAGGGTGTCTTTGCGTTTAATGTTTCTAAAGCGACTGTAGCAGGTAAAGATACGCTCTTCAAAGACCTGACTGATGGTTACTGGGACGGGAATGTTAATGTTGAATTTACTGCCACTTGGGACGGTACATTTACTCCAGCTAAATAA
- a CDS encoding helix-turn-helix transcriptional regulator translates to MRHIQFYIMSDNSFFIIGVSRSVDGLAERQPFMVNNINMSMYCSGQAFALYNDYFSIPRDQDCLKVIIADKDYLSVVALAISSDKVRDTLFIPSNQCTEECLKNIIEVKSNRYRYNCMLPKFTLLGSITSREKRVCYYLYHGFSMKLIGIIMGIHPKTVSGYRTRIMRKIGCKSKGDFNQTLIKYFRLCLDK, encoded by the coding sequence ATGCGTCATATTCAGTTTTACATCATGAGCGATAATAGCTTTTTTATAATTGGTGTCTCTCGGAGCGTTGATGGATTGGCAGAACGTCAGCCTTTTATGGTAAACAATATTAATATGAGTATGTACTGTTCAGGGCAAGCCTTTGCTCTCTATAACGATTATTTCTCCATACCACGTGATCAAGATTGTTTAAAAGTTATTATTGCTGACAAGGATTATTTAAGTGTTGTCGCATTAGCCATCAGTAGTGATAAGGTCCGGGATACATTATTTATTCCATCAAATCAATGCACAGAGGAATGTTTAAAAAACATCATTGAAGTGAAAAGCAACAGGTATCGATATAATTGTATGTTACCAAAGTTTACATTGTTAGGATCAATTACTTCCAGAGAAAAGCGAGTGTGCTATTATCTATATCATGGCTTTTCTATGAAGCTGATTGGTATTATTATGGGTATACATCCTAAAACTGTAAGTGGTTATAGAACCAGAATAATGAGAAAGATCGGGTGTAAAAGCAAAGGAGACTTTAATCAAACGCTTATCAAATATTTTCGGTTATGCCTTGATAAATGA
- a CDS encoding winged helix-turn-helix domain-containing protein, with the protein MENIADQTYIVENVVEFSPQEHTLYSKVNGNKVTLLASASECFLCLLENHGELVTKKELIHIGWEQYNLHVSDSTFNQNIFTLRKAFKDCGLNHEIIRTIPRKGLMVSKTININLLIIKNELVDYMPVCKDSKEVDHTSPTKSQKYSKFIYRITAKLQLNIFIIILIITCASGIVNGIYFTLPTSYLSNYRTILEGDNCHVKIDILRSALIDYKKFISSYNLHCKNSEYIYFSTYQYVPRISVFRCNHEFREHHRNDCVSWYFLDKKI; encoded by the coding sequence ATGGAAAACATTGCTGACCAAACATATATTGTGGAAAATGTGGTTGAGTTTTCACCACAGGAACATACGCTTTATTCGAAAGTTAATGGAAACAAAGTAACCTTACTAGCATCTGCTTCAGAATGTTTTTTATGCTTGCTTGAGAATCATGGAGAACTCGTTACCAAAAAAGAGCTGATCCATATTGGCTGGGAACAGTACAACCTACATGTAAGCGACAGTACTTTTAATCAAAATATTTTTACACTTCGTAAGGCATTCAAAGATTGTGGACTCAACCATGAAATTATCAGAACTATACCCAGAAAAGGCCTGATGGTATCCAAAACGATTAATATAAATTTACTAATAATAAAAAATGAATTAGTCGATTACATGCCAGTTTGCAAGGATTCAAAAGAAGTTGACCATACTTCACCTACAAAATCTCAAAAATACTCTAAATTTATTTACCGTATAACAGCGAAGCTACAATTAAACATATTCATTATAATCCTTATTATTACCTGTGCAAGCGGCATAGTTAATGGTATTTATTTCACGTTACCAACATCATATCTTTCTAACTATAGAACTATTTTAGAGGGAGATAATTGTCATGTTAAAATTGATATTCTAAGAAGCGCCCTAATTGATTACAAAAAATTTATTTCATCATATAACCTCCATTGCAAAAATAGTGAATACATTTATTTTTCAACATATCAATATGTTCCGAGAATCTCTGTATTTAGGTGTAACCATGAATTTCGTGAACATCATCGAAATGATTGTGTGTCGTGGTATTTTCTGGATAAAAAAATATGA